From the Hymenobacter yonginensis genome, one window contains:
- a CDS encoding peptidase domain-containing ABC transporter — protein sequence MADSSAAALSPSQRLWRLLTSEKRDITYLYVYAALAGLINLSLPLGVQSVIGFVSSGDVSTSLVVLISFIVLGTLLVGGLQVMQVYLVEFIQQRLFARISLDFAVRLPRVRTESLDGEYLPELMNRLLDAPTLQKGLATILVEFSAAALQILFGVILLSFYHPIFIAFGVLLVLLLALMLRVTGPKGLSSSLQESKYKYKVVAWLEDVARTVQTFRHPPRQELALERTDKLVQGYLNARQTHFKVLLTQYWGFVAFKTLITAGLLIIGCWLLIDRQINIGQFVAAEIVIILTISAVEKVLLKLDVVYDALTSLDKIGHVLDLPVVNPHAGTNLPLPAVRKGLRAELRHLGYQYPQGQKEPLQGITLTIEPGEHLGLAGYDGSGKTTLLRIMAGLLTDYTGVIAYDGLALQDLSPESLGQHVGDNISHQHLFDGSILDNITLGQAGIGSDDVAWALELVGLRDNVYSRPQGLNTPLGAGTPLADSTRQKLLLARALVRRPRLLLLDGFLPGVEPVERLNILRRVLDPDNHWTIVLASNDLRLAALCPRLAVLREGHLVANGSFEVVAAQPDVQELMA from the coding sequence ATGGCAGATTCTTCTGCTGCTGCTCTCAGCCCCAGCCAGCGCCTCTGGCGCCTGCTGACCTCTGAGAAGCGCGACATCACCTACCTATATGTGTACGCGGCCCTGGCCGGACTCATCAACCTTTCCTTGCCGCTGGGCGTGCAGTCCGTTATCGGCTTTGTGAGCAGCGGCGACGTCAGCACCTCGCTGGTGGTGCTTATCAGCTTCATCGTGTTAGGCACGCTGCTGGTAGGTGGCCTGCAGGTGATGCAGGTGTACTTAGTCGAATTCATTCAGCAGCGCCTGTTTGCGCGCATCAGCCTCGATTTTGCCGTGCGCCTGCCGCGCGTACGCACCGAAAGCCTCGACGGCGAGTACCTGCCCGAGCTGATGAACCGCCTGCTCGATGCGCCCACCCTGCAGAAGGGCCTGGCCACCATTCTGGTAGAGTTTTCGGCCGCCGCCCTGCAGATTCTGTTCGGCGTGATTCTGCTTTCGTTCTACCATCCCATCTTCATTGCCTTCGGCGTATTGCTGGTGCTGCTGCTGGCCCTGATGCTGCGTGTTACCGGTCCCAAAGGCCTGAGCAGCAGCCTGCAGGAGTCGAAGTATAAATACAAGGTGGTGGCCTGGCTGGAAGACGTGGCCCGTACCGTGCAGACCTTCCGGCACCCACCCCGCCAGGAGCTGGCCCTGGAGCGCACCGACAAGCTGGTGCAGGGCTACCTGAACGCCCGGCAAACCCACTTCAAAGTGCTGCTCACCCAGTACTGGGGCTTCGTGGCCTTTAAAACACTCATTACGGCCGGCCTGCTCATCATCGGCTGCTGGCTGCTGATTGACCGGCAGATCAACATCGGGCAGTTTGTGGCCGCTGAAATCGTCATCATCCTCACGATTTCGGCCGTGGAGAAAGTGCTGCTGAAGCTGGACGTGGTGTACGACGCCCTGACCTCGCTCGACAAGATTGGGCACGTGCTGGACCTGCCGGTGGTGAACCCGCACGCGGGCACCAACCTGCCGCTGCCTGCCGTGCGCAAGGGCCTGCGGGCCGAGCTGCGCCACCTGGGCTACCAGTATCCGCAGGGGCAGAAAGAGCCGTTGCAGGGCATCACCCTCACCATCGAGCCCGGCGAGCACCTGGGGCTGGCCGGCTACGACGGTTCGGGCAAAACCACGCTCCTGCGCATCATGGCTGGCCTGCTCACCGACTACACCGGCGTTATTGCCTACGATGGCCTGGCCCTGCAGGACTTGTCGCCGGAGTCGTTGGGACAGCACGTCGGCGACAATATCTCGCACCAGCACCTGTTCGATGGCAGCATCCTCGACAACATCACGCTGGGGCAGGCCGGCATTGGGTCCGATGATGTGGCCTGGGCGCTGGAGCTAGTGGGTTTGCGCGACAACGTGTACTCTCGGCCGCAGGGCCTCAATACGCCGCTCGGCGCCGGCACGCCGCTGGCCGACAGCACCCGCCAGAAGCTGCTGCTGGCCCGCGCCCTGGTGCGCCGCCCGCGCTTGCTGCTGCTCGACGGCTTCCTGCCCGGCGTAGAGCCGGTGGAACGGCTGAACATTCTGCGCCGCGTACTGGACCCGGACAATCACTGGACTATCGTGCTGGCCTCCAACGACCTGCGCCTGGCCGCGCTGTGCCCGCGCCTGGCCGTGTTGCGCGAAGGCCACCTGGTAGCCAACGGCTCATTTGAAGTTGTGGCAGCCCAGCCCGACGTGCAGGAGCTGATGGCCTGA
- the hemL gene encoding glutamate-1-semialdehyde 2,1-aminomutase: MSQATLTPALNLSTSDALFTRAKDHIPGGVNSPVRAFRAVGGHPVFMQSAQGAWLTDVDGNRYLDFINSWGPMILGHAPQIVLDAVQGAIGNSLSFGAPTRREVEMAELIKQMVPSIEKVRLVNSGTEATMSAIRVARGYTGRTKILKFEGCYHGHGDSFLIAAGSGALTLGTPDSPGVTPGVAQDTLTVPYNDLAAVEQAIAANDGQIAALILEPVVGNMGLVAPAEGYLQGLRALCIQHGIVLIFDEVMTGFRLARGGAQELYGITPDMTTLGKIIGGGMPVGAYGGRQDIMDNVAPAGKVYQAGTLSGNPIATAAGIAQLTYLQQHPELYDELNRITTRLADGTRQICQELGLNYTVNQVGSMFSVFFTDKLVHNLEDAKTSDTEAFGRYFQGMLHRGIYLAPAQYEALFVSTAITDELVDHYLTACREAMREAHGL; encoded by the coding sequence ATGTCGCAAGCTACCCTCACCCCTGCCCTCAACCTTTCCACTTCTGATGCGCTGTTTACGCGCGCCAAAGACCACATTCCAGGTGGCGTGAACTCGCCGGTACGGGCCTTCCGCGCCGTGGGCGGGCACCCCGTGTTCATGCAGTCGGCGCAGGGCGCCTGGCTCACCGACGTGGACGGCAACCGCTACCTGGACTTCATCAACTCCTGGGGGCCGATGATTTTGGGCCACGCGCCGCAGATTGTGCTGGATGCCGTGCAGGGAGCCATCGGCAACTCGCTGTCGTTTGGCGCGCCTACCCGCCGCGAGGTGGAAATGGCCGAACTCATCAAGCAGATGGTGCCCAGCATCGAGAAAGTACGGCTGGTGAACTCCGGCACCGAGGCCACCATGTCGGCCATCCGGGTGGCGCGCGGCTACACGGGCCGCACCAAAATCCTCAAGTTTGAAGGCTGCTACCACGGCCACGGCGACTCGTTCCTAATTGCAGCCGGCTCAGGCGCCCTCACCCTGGGTACCCCCGACTCGCCCGGCGTGACGCCCGGCGTAGCCCAGGACACCCTCACGGTGCCCTACAACGACCTGGCCGCCGTAGAACAGGCCATTGCCGCCAACGACGGCCAGATTGCAGCCCTGATTCTGGAGCCCGTAGTAGGCAACATGGGCCTAGTGGCTCCGGCCGAAGGCTACCTGCAGGGCCTGCGCGCGCTGTGCATCCAGCACGGCATCGTGCTCATCTTTGATGAGGTGATGACCGGCTTCCGCCTGGCCCGCGGCGGCGCGCAGGAGCTCTACGGCATCACGCCCGACATGACGACGCTGGGCAAAATCATTGGCGGCGGTATGCCCGTGGGCGCCTACGGCGGCCGCCAGGACATCATGGACAACGTGGCCCCCGCCGGCAAGGTATACCAGGCGGGCACGCTCTCCGGCAACCCCATTGCCACCGCCGCCGGCATTGCCCAGCTCACCTACCTGCAACAGCACCCCGAACTCTACGACGAGCTGAACCGCATCACCACCCGCCTCGCCGACGGCACCCGCCAGATCTGCCAGGAGCTGGGCCTGAACTACACTGTAAACCAGGTGGGCTCGATGTTCAGCGTGTTCTTCACCGACAAGCTGGTGCACAACCTCGAAGACGCCAAAACCTCCGATACTGAGGCATTTGGCCGCTACTTCCAGGGCATGCTGCACCGCGGCATCTACCTGGCGCCGGCGCAGTACGAGGCCCTGTTCGTGAGCACCGCCATTACCGACGAGCTGGTGGACCACTACCTCACGGCCTGCCGCGAAGCCATGCGCGAAGCCCACGGCCTGTAG
- a CDS encoding HlyD family secretion protein, with the protein MAFAENPLAETNPLTGRFRSFAQVQTPQAGRTLARWAAGLGLLVLVAGFLPWTQNIRSTGSLTTLRPQDRPQTVPSTIAGRIERWRVREGQRVRKGDTLVDIAEVKEKYFDPQLVQRTGEQLNAKIGALGENRAKDQALLNQQVALRQSLRVSLDKARNKVEQSRLKVNSDQADLRAAQNDFTIAERQQERQEALYRQGLKSLTELEQRRLKFQESTAKLQSAQNKLDASRQELINSQLELSSLNAEYQDKLAKSESDRRSVTAYQFDTEGQIAKMRNELANLSIRSGYYQITAPQDGYVVRALKEGLGEIVKEGEPIVTVMPIAPALAAELYVKPMDIPLLSVGRKVRLQFDGWPALVFSGWPGTSFGTFGGVVAVIDNIDSQGQYRVLVTPDPEQEAWPRPLRVGSGVYGWALLDDVPIWYELWRQVNGFPPNFVGKPVKAKATYGKPDKGGKAEAASEEEEEAK; encoded by the coding sequence ATGGCTTTTGCCGAAAATCCGCTTGCTGAAACCAACCCGCTGACTGGGCGCTTTCGCTCGTTTGCGCAGGTCCAGACGCCTCAGGCCGGCCGTACGCTGGCCCGCTGGGCGGCCGGCCTGGGGCTGCTGGTGCTGGTAGCCGGCTTTCTGCCCTGGACCCAGAACATCCGTTCCACCGGCTCGCTCACCACGCTACGCCCCCAGGACCGCCCCCAGACCGTGCCCAGCACCATTGCCGGCCGCATTGAGCGCTGGCGCGTGCGCGAAGGCCAGCGCGTGCGCAAAGGCGACACGCTGGTAGACATTGCCGAAGTCAAGGAAAAATACTTCGATCCGCAGCTGGTGCAGCGCACCGGCGAGCAGCTCAACGCCAAAATCGGGGCGCTGGGAGAGAACCGCGCCAAAGACCAGGCCCTGCTCAACCAGCAGGTGGCCCTGCGCCAGTCTCTGCGCGTGAGCCTCGACAAGGCCCGCAACAAAGTAGAGCAGAGTCGCCTGAAGGTGAACTCCGACCAGGCCGACCTGCGCGCCGCCCAGAACGATTTCACGATTGCCGAGCGCCAGCAGGAGCGCCAGGAAGCCCTGTACCGGCAGGGGCTGAAGTCCTTGACCGAGTTGGAGCAGCGCCGCCTGAAATTCCAGGAAAGCACTGCCAAGCTGCAGTCGGCCCAGAACAAGCTCGACGCCAGCCGCCAGGAGCTCATCAACTCGCAGCTGGAGTTGTCCTCGCTGAACGCCGAATACCAGGACAAGCTGGCCAAGTCGGAATCCGACCGGCGCTCCGTGACGGCCTACCAGTTCGATACCGAAGGCCAGATTGCCAAGATGCGCAACGAGCTGGCCAACCTGAGCATCCGCTCCGGCTACTACCAGATTACGGCCCCGCAGGACGGTTATGTGGTGCGGGCCCTTAAGGAAGGCCTGGGCGAAATTGTGAAGGAAGGCGAGCCGATTGTGACGGTGATGCCGATTGCGCCGGCCCTGGCGGCCGAGCTCTACGTGAAGCCCATGGACATTCCGCTGCTGAGCGTGGGCCGCAAGGTGCGGCTGCAGTTTGATGGCTGGCCGGCGCTGGTGTTCAGCGGCTGGCCCGGCACCAGCTTCGGCACATTCGGCGGCGTGGTGGCTGTCATCGACAACATCGACTCGCAGGGCCAGTACCGCGTACTCGTGACGCCCGATCCGGAGCAGGAAGCGTGGCCCCGGCCGCTGCGCGTAGGCTCCGGCGTGTATGGCTGGGCCCTGCTCGACGACGTGCCAATCTGGTATGAACTCTGGCGCCAAGTGAATGGCTTCCCACCGAACTTCGTGGGCAAGCCCGTGAAAGCCAAGGCCACGTACGGCAAACCCGACAAGGGCGGCAAAGCCGAGGCTGCCAGCGAAGAAGAAGAAGAAGCCAAATGA
- a CDS encoding ABC transporter substrate-binding protein, producing the protein MRYLSALRLACLSTGLALAGPALAQQPARPTTTPAAARPATTPAKAPAKPAATKPAAPAAGKPAAPATKPATTTPTPAKTATPAKTTATPTAAKPITPAPPRPQGPPLPANLGSTDFNTRYKNGKTLIGQARYDLALQELEPLTAPGNKFNRAPEAAYLYAVAAAKAAKWPEAEQMLNLLRSEYPQWPNLPEAFFLQGQVSFEQGDFDNALRVLAQLPPDRLTTERENMKAVYLPRIKDKATFQNLLQTYPQEAALGKAYASKLANGGWYTDADKPQLDQLITQFALDRTRYTPRPRAQRKSTYNIGVLLPFEFNDPSWETRRKNQFVTDLYAGLRLAQDSLQREGRPVQLFAYDTGADTLQLKQVLALPELAGMDMLIGPVYKSGSKILARYAQQRQILCVNPLSQDADLVLDNPWHYLYEPSTATQARQAAQFAFTRLGGPRTAVVLYEDTKDEAAFGLAYKQAYEALGGRVLQLRRINSDVDESLSTGFAGLDLKSVGHLVVASDAKKAGPYTFGVMKTQEARVPLITYASWLDNSRVGLSQLDARDVYFVHSKFLDRTNPGVRRFRQLYLQRQKLPPSVFAFTGFELLYYFGSQLHQYGPAFQQNLAASGPVSGAVFQGIGYPGGTHDNQYVPITKLERLEVEVLNPVGIR; encoded by the coding sequence ATGCGGTATCTTTCTGCTCTTCGGTTGGCTTGCCTGAGCACGGGTCTGGCCCTGGCTGGTCCGGCCCTGGCCCAGCAGCCCGCTCGCCCGACTACCACCCCAGCGGCTGCCCGGCCGGCCACTACGCCCGCCAAAGCCCCGGCCAAGCCTGCGGCAACCAAACCTGCTGCTCCTGCTGCCGGTAAGCCGGCGGCGCCGGCCACCAAGCCAGCCACGACTACCCCTACGCCCGCCAAAACCGCCACGCCGGCCAAAACCACGGCTACGCCTACGGCTGCCAAACCCATTACGCCGGCCCCACCCCGGCCGCAGGGCCCGCCCCTGCCCGCCAACCTAGGCTCCACGGATTTCAACACGCGCTACAAAAACGGCAAAACCCTCATCGGCCAGGCCCGCTACGACCTAGCCCTGCAGGAGCTGGAGCCCCTCACCGCTCCGGGCAACAAGTTCAACCGGGCTCCGGAAGCGGCCTACCTCTACGCCGTGGCCGCCGCCAAAGCCGCCAAGTGGCCCGAGGCCGAGCAGATGCTGAATCTGCTGCGCAGCGAGTATCCGCAGTGGCCCAACCTGCCGGAAGCCTTCTTTCTGCAGGGGCAGGTGTCGTTTGAGCAGGGCGACTTCGACAACGCCCTGCGCGTGCTAGCCCAGCTGCCGCCCGACCGCCTCACCACGGAGCGCGAGAACATGAAGGCCGTGTACCTGCCGCGCATTAAGGACAAGGCCACCTTCCAGAATCTGCTCCAGACCTATCCGCAGGAAGCGGCGCTCGGCAAGGCCTACGCCAGCAAGCTGGCCAACGGCGGCTGGTACACCGACGCCGACAAGCCCCAGCTCGACCAGCTGATTACGCAGTTTGCCCTCGACCGCACCCGCTACACGCCCCGCCCCCGGGCCCAGCGCAAAAGCACCTACAACATCGGGGTGCTGCTGCCCTTCGAGTTCAACGACCCGAGCTGGGAAACGCGCCGCAAAAACCAGTTCGTGACGGACCTGTACGCCGGCCTGCGCCTGGCCCAGGATTCGCTGCAGCGCGAGGGCCGGCCGGTGCAGCTGTTTGCCTACGATACCGGCGCCGATACGCTGCAACTCAAGCAGGTGCTGGCGTTGCCCGAGCTGGCCGGCATGGACATGCTCATCGGGCCAGTGTATAAGTCGGGCTCCAAGATTCTGGCCCGCTACGCTCAGCAGCGCCAGATTCTGTGCGTCAACCCCCTGTCGCAGGATGCCGATTTGGTGCTGGACAACCCGTGGCACTACCTCTACGAGCCCAGCACGGCCACCCAGGCCCGGCAGGCGGCGCAGTTTGCCTTCACCCGCCTCGGGGGCCCGCGCACGGCCGTGGTTCTCTACGAAGACACCAAAGATGAAGCCGCGTTCGGCCTGGCCTACAAGCAGGCTTACGAGGCCCTCGGTGGCCGCGTGCTGCAGCTGCGCCGCATCAACTCCGATGTGGACGAGTCGCTCAGCACCGGCTTTGCCGGGCTGGACCTGAAGTCCGTGGGGCACCTGGTGGTGGCCTCCGACGCCAAAAAGGCGGGGCCCTACACGTTTGGGGTCATGAAAACCCAGGAAGCCCGCGTGCCGCTGATTACTTACGCATCCTGGCTCGATAACAGCCGCGTGGGCCTGTCGCAGCTCGATGCCCGCGACGTGTACTTCGTGCATTCCAAGTTTCTGGACCGCACCAACCCCGGCGTGCGCCGCTTCCGGCAGCTCTACCTGCAGCGCCAGAAGCTGCCGCCCTCCGTGTTTGCTTTCACCGGCTTCGAGCTGCTCTACTACTTCGGCTCGCAGCTGCATCAGTACGGCCCGGCCTTTCAGCAGAATCTGGCAGCCAGCGGCCCGGTGTCCGGCGCCGTGTTCCAGGGCATCGGCTACCCTGGCGGCACCCACGACAACCAGTACGTGCCCATCACCAAGCTGGAGCGGCTGGAAGTGGAAGTGCTGAACCCCGTAGGTATCCGGTAG